In the Cololabis saira isolate AMF1-May2022 chromosome 7, fColSai1.1, whole genome shotgun sequence genome, one interval contains:
- the ndufc1 gene encoding NADH dehydrogenase [ubiquinone] 1 subunit C1, mitochondrial, with amino-acid sequence MSLSGLLSRAVLVHRVGSRSAFTSSKPDFSKPNWLRVGLALGTSVFLWGLLFKQHSDDVHEYKVRNGLE; translated from the exons ATGTCTCTCAGCGGGCTCCTGTCGCGGGCTGTCCTCGTTCACAGAG TTGGGTCCAGATCTGCGTTCACAAGCTCCAAGCCGGACTTTTCAAAGCCCAACTGGCTGCGTGTGGGACTGGCCTTGGGCACGTCTGTCTTCCTATGGGGCCTG CTCTTCAAGCAGCACAGCGATGACGTGCACGAGTACAAAGTGAGGAACGGCCTCGAGTAG